One genomic region from Aliarcobacter cryaerophilus ATCC 43158 encodes:
- a CDS encoding glycosyltransferase family 9 protein yields MKSIKRILIIRCGALGDLVYSTSVLDALRLEFGEDVTIDYVSTPAASKLFEYDKRVNKIFHLKHKKIPIIFSSQKKAVINYSKKEPYDILINFEMGKQFKSLVEKIVANKKVGWFCEDIKITKSHMVEICKEFYTSIISKENLDKSFPKVFGSDFNQIKTKFSLPNDYIIVSPSNSHNKKKRLNYRAWPHKNWKEFLNLVPNHNNIILIGAKGEEDFFEPLKPYSKNIIDLVGKITIPEMVSIIEKAKALVVTDTGTAHIASAVNTPVFCLIGPTPEEQTGPYKTPFNEVHIINAGLSCSPCYKTEVMKACKDNICMKNIKPLNVLALLNQAKIL; encoded by the coding sequence TTGAAGAGTATAAAAAGAATATTGATAATAAGATGTGGAGCTTTAGGGGATTTAGTATATTCTACATCAGTGTTAGATGCACTAAGATTGGAGTTTGGAGAAGATGTAACTATTGACTATGTATCAACTCCAGCAGCTTCAAAACTTTTTGAATATGATAAAAGAGTAAATAAAATTTTTCATTTAAAACATAAAAAAATTCCAATAATTTTTAGTTCACAAAAAAAAGCAGTAATAAACTATTCAAAAAAAGAACCTTATGATATTTTAATAAATTTTGAAATGGGAAAACAATTTAAAAGTTTAGTTGAAAAAATTGTTGCGAATAAAAAAGTTGGTTGGTTTTGTGAAGATATTAAAATCACGAAATCTCATATGGTTGAAATTTGTAAAGAGTTTTACACAAGTATAATTTCAAAGGAAAATTTAGATAAATCATTTCCTAAAGTTTTTGGTTCAGATTTTAATCAAATTAAAACTAAATTTAGTTTACCAAATGATTATATTATTGTTAGTCCAAGTAATTCACATAATAAAAAGAAAAGATTAAATTATAGAGCCTGGCCTCATAAAAATTGGAAAGAGTTTTTAAATTTAGTTCCAAATCATAATAATATTATTTTAATTGGTGCAAAAGGAGAAGAGGATTTTTTTGAGCCTCTTAAGCCTTATAGCAAAAATATTATAGATTTAGTAGGAAAAATAACAATTCCTGAAATGGTTAGTATTATTGAAAAAGCAAAAGCTTTGGTTGTAACTGACACAGGAACAGCTCATATAGCATCTGCAGTTAATACCCCAGTTTTTTGTCTTATTGGACCAACTCCAGAGGAGCAAACAGGACCATATAAAACACCTTTTAACGAAGTGCATATTATAAATGCAGGATTATCTTGTAGTCCTTGTTATAAAACAGAAGTTATGAAAGCTTGTAAGGATAATATTTGCATGAAGAATATTAAGCCTTTAAACGTTTTGGCTTTATTAAATCAAGCTAAGATATTGTAG
- the rfbA gene encoding glucose-1-phosphate thymidylyltransferase RfbA, translated as MKGIILAGGSGTRLYPITKGVSKQLVPIYDKPMIYYPLSVLMLSGIKEVLIITTPQDQQSFINLLGDGKDLGMRFEYVAQPNPDGLAQAFILGEKFLDGDDACLVLGDNIFYGHGLTELLAKSIKNIKDENKATVFGYYVSDPERYGVAEFNDNGDVISIEEKPKEPKSNYAVVGLYFYPNDVVKKAKDVKPSHRGELEITTLNQDYLNENRLKVELMGRGFAWLDTGTHESLLEASSFIQTIENRQSLKVACLEEIAYEMGYISKEKLLELAEPLKKNQYGQYLISRANQPRRMK; from the coding sequence ATGAAAGGCATAATATTAGCAGGTGGAAGTGGAACAAGACTTTATCCAATCACAAAAGGTGTTTCAAAACAACTAGTTCCAATTTATGATAAACCTATGATTTATTATCCACTTTCAGTACTTATGCTTTCTGGTATTAAAGAAGTATTAATTATTACAACTCCTCAAGATCAACAAAGTTTTATAAATCTTTTAGGTGATGGAAAAGATTTAGGAATGAGATTTGAATATGTAGCACAACCTAATCCAGATGGCTTAGCACAAGCATTTATTCTCGGTGAAAAGTTTCTTGATGGTGATGATGCTTGTTTAGTTCTAGGAGATAATATATTTTATGGTCATGGTCTAACTGAATTACTAGCTAAAAGCATAAAAAATATTAAAGATGAAAATAAAGCAACAGTGTTTGGTTACTATGTAAGTGATCCTGAACGTTATGGAGTTGCAGAATTTAATGATAATGGAGATGTAATCTCTATTGAAGAGAAACCAAAAGAGCCAAAATCAAACTATGCAGTTGTTGGATTATATTTTTACCCAAATGATGTTGTAAAAAAAGCTAAAGATGTAAAACCAAGCCATAGAGGTGAATTGGAAATTACAACACTAAATCAAGATTATTTAAATGAAAATAGATTAAAAGTAGAACTAATGGGAAGAGGGTTCGCTTGGCTTGATACAGGAACTCATGAATCACTACTTGAAGCTAGTTCATTTATTCAAACTATTGAAAATAGACAAAGTCTAAAAGTAGCATGCCTTGAAGAGATAGCTTATGAGATGGGATATATAAGTAAAGAAAAACTTCTTGAACTAGCAGAGCCTTTAAAAAAGAATCAATATGGTCAATACTTAATCTCTAGAGCAAATCAACCAAGAAGAATGAAATAA
- the rfbC gene encoding dTDP-4-dehydrorhamnose 3,5-epimerase has product MQFIRTNIPDVVIIEPKVHGDSRGYFVETFVSNKLEEFLGYKINFCQDNESKSSKGVLRGLHYQLPPHAQTKLVRVIKGRVLDVAVDIRRNSPTFGQHVAVLLSGENKKQLLIPRGFAHGFVVLEDDTIFAYKVDNYYSPECDRGIAFDDKNLNIDWLLNHDELNLSAKDTKQPKLFDIKYNKEIFEFGVNYYA; this is encoded by the coding sequence ATGCAATTTATTAGAACTAATATTCCAGATGTTGTAATTATTGAACCAAAAGTTCATGGCGATAGTAGAGGTTATTTTGTTGAAACTTTTGTGAGCAATAAATTAGAAGAATTCCTAGGTTATAAAATAAATTTTTGTCAAGATAATGAATCAAAAAGCTCTAAAGGAGTTTTAAGAGGACTTCATTATCAATTACCACCACATGCTCAAACAAAATTAGTACGAGTTATAAAAGGACGTGTACTTGATGTTGCAGTTGATATAAGACGTAACTCTCCAACTTTTGGACAGCATGTTGCAGTTCTTTTAAGTGGCGAAAATAAAAAACAACTTCTAATTCCAAGAGGATTTGCTCATGGATTTGTAGTTCTTGAAGATGATACAATATTTGCATATAAAGTAGATAATTACTATAGTCCAGAATGTGATAGAGGAATAGCCTTTGATGATAAAAATCTAAATATAGATTGGTTATTAAATCATGATGAATTAAATTTATCAGCTAAAGATACAAAACAACCAAAACTTTTTGATATAAAATATAATAAAGAGATATTTGAATTTGGAGTAAACTATTATGCCTAA
- the rfbD gene encoding dTDP-4-dehydrorhamnose reductase: protein MPNLGTGALVSLNINVLVTGSNGQVGSEIKELSKDYNYNFFFTTRDDIDITSKDSLINFCQTNSINVIINCAAYTAVDKAESYIENADLVNRKAVKKLSIVAKELDIKLIHISTDYVFDGKNYKPYCEEFQTNPQSVYGKTKLDGELELLNVNPLNSIIIRTSWVYSYYGNNFVKTMLRLGKEKEELGVIFDQVGTPTYAAHLAKTILDIVPQIKNTKVEIYNYSNEGVLSWYDFAKEIMKMAKLNCKVKAIETYQYPTPAIRPHFSLLNKSKIKSKFNLEIPYWKDGLDDCLKRLGERK, encoded by the coding sequence ATGCCTAATTTGGGAACGGGGGCTTTAGTCTCATTAAATATAAATGTTTTAGTAACAGGATCAAATGGTCAAGTTGGAAGTGAAATAAAAGAGTTAAGTAAAGATTATAACTATAACTTCTTTTTTACAACTAGAGACGATATAGATATTACTTCTAAAGATAGTCTAATAAACTTCTGTCAAACAAATAGTATAAACGTGATTATAAACTGTGCAGCTTATACAGCAGTAGATAAGGCTGAAAGTTATATTGAAAATGCAGATTTAGTAAATAGAAAAGCAGTTAAAAAACTTTCAATTGTAGCAAAAGAGTTAGATATAAAATTAATTCATATCTCAACTGATTATGTATTTGATGGAAAAAATTATAAGCCTTATTGTGAGGAGTTTCAAACAAATCCACAATCAGTTTATGGTAAAACAAAACTTGATGGTGAGCTTGAACTCTTAAATGTAAATCCATTAAACTCTATAATTATTAGAACTTCATGGGTTTATTCATACTATGGAAATAACTTTGTAAAAACAATGTTAAGACTAGGGAAAGAAAAAGAGGAACTAGGTGTAATCTTTGATCAAGTTGGAACACCAACTTATGCCGCACATTTAGCAAAGACTATTCTTGATATTGTTCCACAAATAAAAAATACTAAAGTAGAAATATATAATTACTCAAATGAGGGTGTTCTGTCTTGGTATGATTTTGCAAAAGAAATTATGAAAATGGCAAAATTAAACTGTAAAGTAAAGGCAATAGAAACATACCAATATCCAACTCCAGCAATTAGACCTCATTTCTCACTTTTAAATAAAAGTAAGATAAAATCGAAATTCAATTTAGAAATACCATATTGGAAAGATGGCTTGGATGATTGTTTAAAAAGATTAGGAGAGAGAAAATAG
- the rfbB gene encoding dTDP-glucose 4,6-dehydratase produces MQNKNILLTGCAGFIGSNFLPYFLEKYPNYNLVNLDLLTYAGDLENLKECENNPRYKFIKGDICNRELIEFIFNEYDIKGVIHFAAESHVDNSIKNPGVFVQTNVNGTFTLIDVAYKYWMNKPFVYKDEYKDCRFHHISTDEVYGTLSLDPNDLFTEITPYAPNSPYSASKASSDMIIRAYNETYGLDTVITNCSNNYGPKQHDEKLIPTIIRNALNNNPIPIYGDGKNIRDWLYVLDHCKGIDLVYHNGKTGETYNIGGRNERTNLQIVDRICTILDQQVPKDKSYKDLITFVEDRAGHDRRYAIDATKLEQELGWKADENFDSGIFKTIESYLVKYKITKEIN; encoded by the coding sequence ATGCAAAATAAAAATATACTATTAACAGGATGTGCTGGATTTATTGGTTCAAACTTTCTACCATACTTTCTTGAAAAATACCCAAATTATAATCTAGTAAATCTCGACCTTTTAACTTATGCTGGAGATTTAGAAAATCTTAAAGAGTGTGAAAATAATCCCCGATATAAATTTATCAAAGGTGATATTTGTAATAGAGAATTAATAGAATTTATTTTTAATGAATATGATATAAAAGGTGTAATTCACTTTGCAGCTGAATCTCATGTAGATAATAGTATAAAAAATCCAGGTGTATTTGTACAAACAAATGTAAATGGAACATTTACTTTGATTGATGTTGCATATAAATATTGGATGAATAAACCATTTGTTTATAAAGATGAATATAAAGATTGTAGATTCCATCATATTTCAACAGATGAAGTGTATGGAACACTAAGCCTAGATCCAAATGACCTTTTTACAGAAATTACTCCATACGCTCCAAACTCACCATACAGTGCAAGTAAAGCTTCATCTGATATGATTATTAGAGCTTATAATGAAACATATGGATTAGATACAGTTATTACAAACTGTTCTAATAACTATGGACCAAAACAACATGATGAAAAACTAATTCCAACAATTATACGAAATGCTTTAAATAATAACCCAATTCCAATATATGGTGATGGAAAAAATATAAGAGATTGGCTCTATGTTTTAGACCACTGTAAGGGAATAGATTTAGTTTACCATAATGGAAAAACTGGAGAAACATATAATATTGGTGGAAGAAATGAAAGAACAAATCTGCAAATAGTAGATAGAATTTGTACTATCTTAGACCAACAAGTTCCAAAAGATAAATCTTATAAAGATTTAATTACTTTTGTAGAAGACAGAGCAGGACATGATAGAAGATATGCAATAGATGCAACAAAGTTAGAACAAGAACTAGGTTGGAAAGCAGATGAAAACTTTGATAGTGGGATATTTAAGACTATTGAGTCGTATTTGGTGAAGTATAAGATTACTAAGGAAATAAATTGA
- a CDS encoding O-antigen ligase family protein: MNYLKIKTINKAFYEDYINYFILLYAFCLPISRAGISLAVIFIFLFWVLGTDFKRKYFEIKNNYFILAIFIFILYSIIAVLWSSDKFFAIEYVKKYYHFLIIPIIFTSLKKEYIDKVFSAFLLGMLISEITSYGIFFELWTKQGVSPNDPSPFMDHSNYSTYLAFTVFILMHKIIYTDDLKWKFSYSIFFLFSTSNLFLNGGRTGQFSFLIALFLIGFLNFKNKIRATILFLILGTTIFISAYNISPVFKYRFDYFLHDIEVMVYEKDFSNSFSLRVALWISGLEASKDNLIFGSGIGDERDNAKYMLQKFNIKNDSFKQDTENSIDFHNMFVQYLVQLGILGLIILITIFYFIFKVKIKDKTYKNLLLIFLILYFCHSMLGNSFHINQSMVLFALFSSVFITISKYEEIKLKD; the protein is encoded by the coding sequence TTGAATTATTTAAAAATTAAAACTATAAATAAAGCATTTTATGAAGATTATATAAATTATTTTATACTTTTATATGCTTTTTGTTTGCCAATTTCTAGAGCTGGAATTTCATTAGCTGTTATTTTTATATTTTTATTTTGGGTTTTGGGAACTGATTTTAAAAGAAAGTATTTTGAAATAAAGAATAATTATTTTATTTTAGCTATATTTATCTTTATATTATATAGTATTATTGCAGTTTTATGGAGTAGTGATAAATTTTTTGCTATTGAATATGTAAAAAAATATTATCATTTTTTAATAATACCTATAATTTTTACGTCATTAAAAAAAGAGTACATAGATAAAGTTTTTTCTGCATTTTTACTTGGGATGTTAATAAGTGAAATTACATCTTATGGTATATTTTTTGAACTTTGGACAAAACAAGGAGTATCTCCAAATGACCCAAGTCCATTTATGGATCATTCAAATTATAGCACATACTTAGCTTTTACTGTTTTTATTTTGATGCATAAAATTATTTATACTGATGATTTAAAATGGAAATTTTCTTATTCAATTTTTTTCTTATTTTCTACAAGTAATTTATTCTTAAATGGTGGAAGAACTGGTCAATTTTCTTTTCTTATAGCTTTATTTCTAATTGGGTTTTTAAATTTTAAAAATAAGATTAGAGCTACAATTTTATTTTTAATTTTGGGAACTACAATATTTATATCAGCATATAACATAAGTCCAGTATTTAAATATAGATTTGATTATTTTTTACATGATATTGAAGTTATGGTTTATGAAAAAGATTTTTCTAATAGTTTTTCATTAAGAGTTGCCTTATGGATAAGTGGATTAGAAGCTTCAAAAGATAATTTAATTTTTGGTTCTGGAATAGGTGATGAAAGAGATAATGCAAAGTATATGCTTCAAAAATTTAATATAAAGAATGATTCTTTTAAACAAGATACCGAAAACAGTATAGATTTCCATAATATGTTTGTTCAATATTTAGTTCAGTTAGGAATATTGGGATTGATTATTCTAATTACAATATTTTATTTTATATTTAAAGTAAAAATAAAAGATAAAACATATAAAAACTTGTTATTGATTTTTTTAATACTTTATTTTTGCCATTCAATGTTAGGAAATAGTTTTCATATAAATCAATCTATGGTTTTATTTGCATTATTTAGTAGTGTTTTTATAACTATTTCAAAATATGAAGAAATAAAATTAAAAGATTAA
- a CDS encoding glycosyltransferase — protein sequence MKVSIIIAVYKDVEALELIIESLKNQTYKNFEVIISEDGQDEKMKMFVESIKDLDIKHISQEDLGVRKSRSQNNGIKTSNGEYLIFIDGDCILYSDFIEKHLSLASPLYIISGRRVNLGPKYSSLLKNKNITSAWLEKNFINKYFDISKDAKEEKHTEEGFKIKPSSFLHKILHLKYKKKDVSILGCNFSCYKQAMIDINGFDEGLGNSAYASDTDLEWRFKGVGYKIISAKYIANQFHLFHKRKNGIFERGMLEKIKKNQENKKNFCDLGLNQN from the coding sequence ATGAAAGTCAGTATTATTATTGCAGTTTATAAAGATGTAGAAGCACTTGAACTTATTATAGAGTCTTTAAAAAATCAAACATATAAAAATTTTGAAGTTATTATTTCAGAAGATGGGCAAGATGAGAAAATGAAAATGTTTGTTGAATCAATAAAAGATTTAGATATCAAACACATAAGTCAAGAAGATCTTGGTGTTAGAAAATCAAGATCTCAAAATAATGGAATAAAAACTTCTAATGGAGAATATTTGATTTTTATTGATGGTGACTGTATTTTATATAGTGATTTTATTGAAAAACACTTAAGTTTAGCTTCTCCATTATATATTATTTCTGGTAGAAGAGTAAATCTTGGACCTAAATACTCTTCTTTGTTAAAAAATAAAAACATTACTTCTGCATGGCTTGAAAAAAACTTTATAAATAAGTATTTTGATATATCAAAAGATGCAAAAGAAGAAAAACATACTGAAGAAGGTTTTAAAATAAAACCTTCTAGTTTTTTACATAAAATATTACATTTAAAATATAAAAAAAAAGATGTTTCTATATTGGGATGTAATTTTTCTTGTTATAAACAAGCAATGATTGATATAAATGGATTTGATGAAGGACTAGGTAATTCTGCATATGCTAGTGATACAGACTTAGAGTGGAGATTTAAAGGAGTTGGATACAAAATTATTTCTGCAAAATATATAGCAAACCAGTTTCATCTTTTCCATAAACGTAAAAATGGAATATTTGAAAGAGGTATGCTAGAAAAAATTAAAAAAAATCAAGAAAATAAAAAAAATTTCTGTGATTTAGGCTTGAATCAAAATTAA
- a CDS encoding glycosyltransferase family 4 protein, protein MKKILEVCLSPDLGGLELYMKNITKYLNSPAVINKKSKLKSVFENEEIDYFELSRYSFFKLARIIDKEKIDIVHLHWTKDTTTVVFAKLLSKRKPKIVQTRHMHITRFKSDFYHKFLYKNIDMIIAVTNLVKEQLEKFIPKDIRPKIETSYIGANTPKLLSNEEKNSLKKSFNITDEFIVCIVGRIEEAKGQHIALQAVENLRKNGIKIKTLVVGHYMDENYFNNLKNSYPNDIFTGFVSNPTDFMQISDCLVLATKKETFGLVLIEAMKCGVCVLGSNSGGPLEIIDDEKTGLLFESMNSDSLCGKLSLIIEDGKLKETLAFNGKNKANEVFDSKRQFEEIKDILEKI, encoded by the coding sequence ATGAAAAAAATTTTAGAAGTTTGTCTATCTCCTGATTTAGGTGGACTTGAGCTGTATATGAAAAATATTACAAAATATTTAAATTCACCTGCTGTTATAAACAAAAAATCAAAACTAAAAAGTGTATTTGAAAATGAAGAAATAGATTATTTTGAGCTTTCAAGATATAGTTTTTTTAAACTAGCTCGTATCATAGATAAAGAAAAAATTGATATAGTTCATCTTCATTGGACAAAAGATACCACAACGGTTGTATTTGCGAAACTTCTTTCAAAAAGAAAACCAAAAATCGTTCAAACAAGACATATGCATATTACAAGATTTAAAAGCGATTTTTATCATAAGTTTTTGTATAAAAATATTGATATGATAATCGCTGTTACAAATCTAGTAAAAGAACAACTTGAAAAATTTATTCCAAAAGATATAAGACCAAAAATAGAGACTTCTTATATTGGGGCAAATACTCCTAAACTTTTAAGCAATGAAGAAAAAAATAGTTTAAAAAAATCTTTTAATATTACTGATGAATTTATTGTCTGTATTGTTGGAAGAATTGAAGAAGCAAAAGGACAACATATAGCTTTACAAGCAGTTGAGAATTTACGAAAAAATGGTATAAAAATAAAAACTTTAGTCGTTGGTCACTATATGGATGAAAACTACTTTAATAATCTAAAAAACAGTTATCCAAATGATATATTTACAGGCTTTGTTTCTAATCCTACTGATTTTATGCAAATTTCTGATTGTCTTGTGCTAGCAACAAAAAAAGAGACTTTTGGGCTTGTATTAATTGAAGCCATGAAATGTGGTGTTTGTGTTTTAGGAAGTAATAGTGGCGGACCTCTTGAAATCATCGATGATGAAAAAACTGGACTATTATTTGAAAGTATGAATAGCGATAGTTTATGTGGAAAATTATCTTTGATTATAGAAGATGGAAAATTAAAAGAGACATTAGCTTTTAATGGCAAGAATAAAGCTAATGAAGTTTTTGATAGTAAGAGGCAGTTTGAAGAGATAAAAGATATTTTGGAGAAAATATGA
- a CDS encoding glycosyltransferase family 9 protein: MKFIEKKENMKICILMLGLLGDVLLRTPIIRSIKQNYPHSNITVIVDKIGYDVLYNNPNISNIIIMNRNKSNIIKYLFSKLYTQSKIIFSRYDLIIDLYNGKSSKNMLNFSFVKNKVSTQYTNDRIYNFKNNIHLTNQLFQSLHVLDFKQNTMYLEPEFFINQKVEKFILNSSLYLKDKNNYLISLGSGDLKKIIDLEKTYKLIEYLYNSYRLIPIVVLNPGQEFLQLELVNKFLIPTNINYISLDKKSIDEMAVIIKYSKFFIVPDTGLFHMSLSLKAPTFCIFTYTNPKLVQPDNDDIIYKACYKIKEPKEYDVFGLENCTKEISFEEIKNNLDSFLSSLKN, translated from the coding sequence ATGAAATTTATAGAAAAAAAAGAAAATATGAAAATATGTATTTTAATGTTAGGTTTATTAGGAGATGTTTTACTAAGAACACCTATCATAAGAAGTATTAAGCAAAACTATCCACATTCTAACATTACAGTGATTGTTGATAAAATTGGATATGATGTTCTTTACAATAATCCAAATATAAGTAATATAATAATTATGAATAGAAATAAAAGTAATATAATTAAGTACCTTTTTTCTAAGCTTTATACACAATCTAAAATTATATTTTCAAGATATGATTTAATTATTGATCTATATAATGGAAAATCTTCTAAGAATATGCTTAATTTTTCTTTTGTAAAAAACAAAGTATCAACTCAATATACAAATGATAGAATTTATAATTTTAAAAATAATATTCATTTGACAAACCAATTATTTCAATCACTTCATGTATTGGATTTTAAACAAAATACTATGTATTTAGAACCAGAGTTTTTTATTAATCAAAAAGTCGAGAAATTTATTTTGAATTCTTCATTATATTTGAAAGATAAGAATAATTATTTGATTTCTTTAGGTTCTGGAGATTTAAAAAAAATAATTGATTTAGAAAAAACATATAAATTAATAGAATATTTGTATAATAGTTATAGACTAATCCCCATAGTAGTTTTAAATCCAGGACAAGAATTTTTACAGTTAGAGTTAGTAAACAAATTTTTAATACCAACTAATATAAATTATATTAGTTTAGATAAAAAATCTATAGATGAAATGGCTGTAATTATAAAATATTCTAAATTTTTTATTGTTCCTGATACAGGATTGTTTCATATGTCATTGTCTTTAAAAGCACCAACTTTTTGTATTTTTACATATACAAATCCTAAATTAGTTCAACCAGACAATGATGATATTATATATAAGGCTTGTTATAAAATAAAAGAACCAAAAGAATATGATGTATTTGGATTAGAAAATTGTACAAAAGAAATAAGTTTTGAAGAGATAAAGAATAATTTAGATTCTTTTTTATCTTCATTAAAGAATTAA
- a CDS encoding lipopolysaccharide kinase InaA family protein, translated as MSNYKFILNEEFKKFEFFLCNIKQFFKKNSNTIHKARNELKVIEHENKKLVVKYFKIPHFINKIVYTFFKKSKAQKSYEYALKIKDFTPKPIGYIEFYKFGLLNESYFVSEKFEYDFTIREPLLDMNFPNKNEILKAFAKFTFDLHQAGIFHFDYSPGNILIKKENNHFIFKIVDINRMKFFDLELNDRLKNFSKLWAKDEDLEVVIKEYARVLQKDEKDLVSKALDFSHKHKAKINFKKRLKGKKVVD; from the coding sequence TTGTCAAACTATAAATTTATTTTAAATGAAGAATTCAAAAAATTTGAATTTTTTTTATGCAATATAAAACAATTTTTCAAAAAAAATTCAAATACCATACACAAAGCCAGAAATGAACTAAAAGTTATAGAGCATGAAAATAAAAAGTTAGTTGTGAAATATTTTAAAATACCTCATTTTATAAATAAAATTGTCTATACATTTTTCAAAAAATCAAAAGCACAAAAATCTTATGAATATGCATTAAAAATAAAAGATTTTACACCAAAACCCATAGGATATATAGAGTTTTACAAATTTGGATTATTAAATGAGAGCTATTTTGTAAGTGAAAAATTTGAATACGATTTTACTATTCGAGAGCCACTTTTAGACATGAATTTCCCCAATAAAAATGAGATTTTAAAAGCTTTTGCAAAATTTACATTTGATTTACACCAAGCTGGAATTTTTCATTTTGATTACAGTCCTGGAAATATATTAATCAAAAAAGAGAATAATCATTTTATTTTTAAAATAGTCGATATAAACAGAATGAAATTTTTTGATTTAGAGCTAAATGATAGACTTAAAAACTTCTCAAAACTTTGGGCAAAAGATGAAGATTTAGAAGTTGTTATAAAAGAGTATGCAAGAGTTTTACAAAAAGATGAAAAAGATTTAGTTTCTAAAGCTTTAGATTTTTCGCATAAACATAAAGCAAAAATAAATTTCAAAAAAAGATTAAAAGGAAAAAAAGTTGTTGATTAG
- a CDS encoding polysaccharide deacetylase family protein, which translates to MLISIMYHHVNSDRCSNDLSIFEEHLKYIKNNFKTIFPGEEANQKSVCLTFDDAYADFYFLIFPLLKKYNLKALLAIPSKYILDDTDELPENRMNFEHNDLFQNYKKATFCTYKELNEMKESGLVVFGSHSHSHINLLEIDVDLDLELRVSKEILEEKLNTKIESFVFPFGKYNQNILKEAKKYYKYNFRIGNAIHKDFSGINGAIYRIDGDSLKTPDEIFKTTKLLKYKFKALLKRLGKK; encoded by the coding sequence TTGTTGATTAGTATTATGTATCATCATGTAAATAGTGATAGATGTTCAAATGATTTATCAATTTTTGAAGAGCATCTAAAATATATAAAAAACAATTTTAAAACTATTTTTCCAGGTGAAGAAGCAAATCAAAAAAGTGTTTGTTTGACTTTTGATGATGCTTATGCAGATTTTTATTTTTTGATTTTTCCACTTTTAAAAAAGTATAATTTAAAAGCACTTTTGGCAATTCCTTCAAAATATATTTTAGATGATACAGATGAATTACCAGAAAATAGAATGAATTTTGAGCACAATGATCTGTTTCAAAACTATAAAAAAGCAACATTTTGTACATATAAAGAATTGAATGAGATGAAAGAGAGTGGATTAGTTGTTTTTGGTTCGCATTCTCATTCACATATAAATTTACTAGAAATTGATGTTGATTTAGATTTGGAATTAAGAGTTTCAAAAGAGATTTTAGAAGAGAAGTTAAATACAAAAATAGAGAGTTTTGTATTCCCTTTTGGAAAATACAATCAAAATATTTTAAAAGAAGCAAAAAAATACTATAAATACAATTTCAGAATTGGAAATGCAATACATAAAGATTTTAGTGGAATTAATGGAGCAATTTATAGAATTGATGGTGATAGTTTAAAAACTCCTGATGAAATATTTAAAACTACAAAACTATTAAAATATAAATTTAAAGCTTTATTAAAAAGATTAGGTAAAAAATGA